One window from the genome of Chroicocephalus ridibundus unplaced genomic scaffold, bChrRid1.1 SCAFFOLD_219, whole genome shotgun sequence encodes:
- the LOC134509235 gene encoding von Willebrand factor A domain-containing protein 5A-like isoform X1 — translation MLGVESRPLQCRDTPGDNPVLMNRDSGPLGLLWLYMKNLLVCRSPEMWHQSFGLLGKSYAHDTTGSFFLGKWLRVPLYPVSLCSAVVDVAIQDYVADVAAELIYQNKSQTSTEVLFVFPLGPHMAIYSFQARSEDAKVHAVLQDELSVPPCPSQVQQPHEATGGWENLEYLRDQSEYPGEAFACFLGTLSPGREVVVTLRYVQELPREPDGAARFVLSPTLNPYGTLYVWNCRTSKLHYSLLLTASLQSPRGVVNVQANFALTPLIYTAQDHSTAQAPLLQVSLAGSPQCHHDLELLVYYGDPTAVSAVVEKGDPEAPPGSLLGDPMVLVTLAPSIPEAVPGQRQSGEFIFLLNTTFLEHAQDSLLFLLKSLPLGCYFNIYCYEETSVGIYSQSVEYTQDNLTEAMRRIPSTGSSLGDSNLLETLRSVYNTPRPHRHPRQVWVQGHGGVEGQVSKGRERGHRSVGGRNHPKYTVVTREQGWYCGSGRGEWRGGSVSLGVSAPEWISLPRVLSLQRVSLLDPSLHFRGLLSPFGGHCARPPPLMSPVSQLFIFMAGLPPDVEAIAAEVCRHRNSHRCFSFCFSEDSAALAMALAKETGGEAAYVSSDSRRSFVVLKCLKQALKPAAEGVSLSWTLPRGLEVEVLGGTPQSIFQGQHNLLYAQIHGQAQDTTVAKGVMTLQYSLDGQDVTYTIEFPLCPQGDGRLAGHRLAARCLMKRLLPESVSGSGEEPRHRAVEISLTSGIICPFTSYVGVRTPQRVTWYQRPLALLPPRQSLIPCQIVELRGSRISSCYPKSIWVPPGWLTAVRASWLALRQLTHDIAALPQRRACSKACKPPPPLFSSLKYVDPMEFGLCSSTLWRWCPEAAAKCQELVALQNADGSWALSSGLASVLEVDEDEIKGKMPDEVMEPSIWATVMAVTWLHRHDEYYQDLCELLEAKAVTWLCSQAVSQLDKCLETANTLLGSSVKPSVFRL, via the exons ATGCTGGGGGTGGAGTCCAGACCTCTTCAATGCAGAGATACTCCTGGTGACAACCCAGTGCTCATGAACAGGGATTCTGGACCCCTGGGTTTGCTTTGGCTATACATG AAGAACCTTCTTGTCTGCAGGTCTCCAGAAATGTGGCATCAGAGCTTTGGACTTCTAGGAAAATCCTACGCCCATGACA CAACAGGATCCTTTTTCCTGGGGAAGTGGCTCCGCGTACCCCTGTACCCAGTATCTCTGTGCAGTGCTGTTGTAGATGTTGCTATCCAGGATTATGTGGCTGATGTGGCTGCCGAACTTATCTACCAGAATAAGAGTCAGACCTCCACGGAAGTCCTCTTCGTCTTCCCCCTGGGCCCTCACATGGCCATCTACTCCTTCCAGGCCCGCAGTGAGGACGCCAAGGTCCACGCTGTGCTGCAAGATGAG CTttctgtccctccctgtccctcccaggTCCAGCAGCCGCACGAGGCTACAGGGGGCTGGGAGAATCTGGAATACCTTCGGGATCAGTCTGAGTATCCAGGCGAGGCATTTGCCTGCTTCCTGGGCACCCTGTCCCCTGGCAGGGAGGTGGTCGTGACCTTGCGCTACGTCCAAGAGCTGCCACGGGAGCCAGATGGAGCAGCCCGTTTTGTGCTGTCACCCACACTGAATCCCTACGGAACACTCTATG TCTGGAATTGTCGCACTAGCAAGCTGCACTACAGCCTGCTGCTCACCGCTAGCCTACAGTCACCCCGTGGAGTGGTCAATGTCCAGGCCAACTTTGCCCTCACCCCTTTGATCTACACTGCCCAGGACCACAGCACTGCACAG GCACCCCTTCTTCAGGTCTCACTGGCTGGCAGCCCCCAATGTCATCATGATTTGGAGCTGCTGGTATATTATGGAGACCCCACTGCAGTCAGTGCTGTGGTGGAGAAGGGAGACCCTGAGGCCCCTCCAG gctccctccttgGTGACCCCATGGTGTTGGTGACGCTGGCACCCAGCATCCCTGAGGCAGTGCCTGGGCAGCGCCAGTCTGGAGAGTTCATCTTCCTCCTGAACACCACATTCCTCGAGCATGCACAG gactccctgctcttccttctcaaAAGCCTGCCCCTGGGCTGCTACTTCAACATCTACTGCTATGAAGAAACCTCTGTGGGCATCTACTC GCAAAGTGTCGAATATACTCAGGACAACCTGACCGAGGCCATGCGGCGCATCCCCTCCACCGGCTCCAGTCTGGGTGACTCCAATCTGCTGGAAACCCTCCGCTCAGTCTACAATACCCCTCGTCCCCACCGCCATCCACGACAGGTCTGGGTACAGGGGCAtggaggggtggagggacagGTGtccaaggggagagagagaggacacaGGAGTGTGGGTGGAAGGAACCACCCAAAGTACACGGTGGTCACAAGGGAACAAGGATGGTACTgtgggtcggggaggggggaatGGAGAGGTGGGTCTGTATCTTTGGGGGTTTCTGCCCCTGAGTGGATATCTCTCCCTAGGGTACTCTCTCTACAGAGGGTCTCTCTGCTGGACCCCTCTCTCCATTTCAGGGGCCTGCTCTCCCCATTTGGGGGTCACTGTGCCAGACCCCCACCACTCATGTCCCCTGTCTCTCAGCTCTTCATCTTTATGGCTGGGCTACCCCCTGATGTGGAAGCCATTGCAGCTGAGGTCTGCCGTCACCGCAACAGCCACCG gtgtttctccttctgcttctctgagGACAGCGCTGCCCTGGCTATGGCCCTGGCCAAGGAGACAGGGGGTGAAGCTGCCTACGTCTCCTCTGACAGCAGGAGGAGCTTTGTG GTGCTGAAGTGCCTGAAGCAGGCCCTCAAGCCAGCAGCTGAGGGAGTCTCTCTGAGCTGGACCCTGCCCCGCGGCCTGGAGGTtgaggtgctggggggcactCCTCAGTCCATCTTCCAGGGTCAACACAACCTCCTCTATGCCCAGATCCATGGACAGGCACAG GATACAACAGTGGCCAAAGGGGTCATGACCTTGCAGTACAGCCTGGATGGCCAAGATGTCACTTACACCATTGAATTCCCCCTGTGCCCACAGGGAGATGGCCG gctggctgggcatCGTCTGGCTGCGAGGTGCTTGATGAAGAGGTTGTTGCCAGAGTCTGTGAGTGGGTCAGGGGAGGAACCAAGACATCGCGCAGTTGAGATCAGCCTCACTTCGGGGATCATCTGCCCCTTTACCAGCTATGTGGGGGTTCGCACACCACAGAGGGTCACCTGGTACCAAA GGCCCCTGGCACTGTTGCCACCCCGCCAGTCACTCATCCCCTGCCAGATCGTTGAACTTCGTGGCTCCAGGATCTCTTCCTGCTATCCTAAGAGCATCTGGGTCCCACCTGGCTGGCTGACAGCGGTGCGTGCATCATGGCTTGCCCTCCGTCAACTTACCCATGACATTGCTGCCCTGCCCCAGAGGAGAGCTTGCTCAAAAG CATgtaaaccaccaccaccacttttttcttctctcaagtaTGTGGATCCCATGGAATTTGGTTTGTGCTCTTCAACTTTGTGGCGATGGTGCCCTGAAGCCGCTGCCAAGTGTCAGGAGCTGGTGGCCCTGCAGAATGCAGATGGCTCCTGGGCCCTCAGCTCAGGACTGGCCTCTGTGCTAGAAGTTGATGAGGATGAAATCAAGGGAAAGATGCCTGATGAG GTCATGGAGCCAAGCATCTGGGCCACAGTGATGGCTGTGACGTGGCTACACAGACATGACGAGTATTACCAAGACCTCTGTGAGCTGCTGGAGGCCAAGGCTGTGACCTGGCTGTGCAGCCAAGCTG TGTCTCAGCTGGACAAGTGCCTGGAGACAGCCAACACCCTCCTTGGGAGCAGCGTGAAGCCAAGTGTTTTCAGGCTCTGA
- the LOC134509235 gene encoding von Willebrand factor A domain-containing protein 5A-like isoform X6 produces MLGVESRPLQCRDTPGDNPVLMNRDSGPLGLLWLYMKNLLVCRSPEMWHQSFGLLGKSYAHDTTGSFFLGKWLRVPLYPVSLCSAVVDVAIQDYVADVAAELIYQNKSQTSTEVLFVFPLGPHMAIYSFQARSEDAKVHAVLQDELSVPPCPSQVQQPHEATGGWENLEYLRDQSEYPGEAFACFLGTLSPGREVVVTLRYVQELPREPDGAARFVLSPTLNPYGTLYVWNCRTSKLHYSLLLTASLQSPRGVVNVQANFALTPLIYTAQDHSTAQAPLLQVSLAGSPQCHHDLELLVYYGDPTAVSAVVEKGDPEAPPGSLLGDPMVLVTLAPSIPEAVPGQRQSGEFIFLLNTTFLEHAQDSLLFLLKSLPLGCYFNIYCYEETSVGIYSQSVEYTQDNLTEAMRRIPSTGSSLGDSNLLETLRSVYNTPRPHRHPRQLFIFMAGLPPDVEAIAAEVCRHRNSHRCFSFCFSEDSAALAMALAKETGGEAAYVSSDSRRSFVVLKCLKQALKPAAEGVSLSWTLPRGLEVEVLGGTPQSIFQGQHNLLYAQIHGQAQDTTVAKGVMTLQYSLDGQDVTYTIEFPLCPQGDGRLAGHRLAARCLMKRLLPESVSGSGEEPRHRAVEISLTSGIICPFTSYVGVRTPQRVTWYQRPLALLPPRQSLIPCQIVELRGSRISSCYPKSIWVPPGWLTAVRASWLALRQLTHDIAALPQRRACSKACKPPPPLFSSLKYVDPMEFGLCSSTLWRWCPEAAAKCQELVALQNADGSWALSSGLASVLEVDEDEIKGKMPDEVMEPSIWATVMAVTWLHRHDEYYQDLCELLEAKAVTWLCSQAVSQLDKCLETANTLLGSSVKPSVFRL; encoded by the exons ATGCTGGGGGTGGAGTCCAGACCTCTTCAATGCAGAGATACTCCTGGTGACAACCCAGTGCTCATGAACAGGGATTCTGGACCCCTGGGTTTGCTTTGGCTATACATG AAGAACCTTCTTGTCTGCAGGTCTCCAGAAATGTGGCATCAGAGCTTTGGACTTCTAGGAAAATCCTACGCCCATGACA CAACAGGATCCTTTTTCCTGGGGAAGTGGCTCCGCGTACCCCTGTACCCAGTATCTCTGTGCAGTGCTGTTGTAGATGTTGCTATCCAGGATTATGTGGCTGATGTGGCTGCCGAACTTATCTACCAGAATAAGAGTCAGACCTCCACGGAAGTCCTCTTCGTCTTCCCCCTGGGCCCTCACATGGCCATCTACTCCTTCCAGGCCCGCAGTGAGGACGCCAAGGTCCACGCTGTGCTGCAAGATGAG CTttctgtccctccctgtccctcccaggTCCAGCAGCCGCACGAGGCTACAGGGGGCTGGGAGAATCTGGAATACCTTCGGGATCAGTCTGAGTATCCAGGCGAGGCATTTGCCTGCTTCCTGGGCACCCTGTCCCCTGGCAGGGAGGTGGTCGTGACCTTGCGCTACGTCCAAGAGCTGCCACGGGAGCCAGATGGAGCAGCCCGTTTTGTGCTGTCACCCACACTGAATCCCTACGGAACACTCTATG TCTGGAATTGTCGCACTAGCAAGCTGCACTACAGCCTGCTGCTCACCGCTAGCCTACAGTCACCCCGTGGAGTGGTCAATGTCCAGGCCAACTTTGCCCTCACCCCTTTGATCTACACTGCCCAGGACCACAGCACTGCACAG GCACCCCTTCTTCAGGTCTCACTGGCTGGCAGCCCCCAATGTCATCATGATTTGGAGCTGCTGGTATATTATGGAGACCCCACTGCAGTCAGTGCTGTGGTGGAGAAGGGAGACCCTGAGGCCCCTCCAG gctccctccttgGTGACCCCATGGTGTTGGTGACGCTGGCACCCAGCATCCCTGAGGCAGTGCCTGGGCAGCGCCAGTCTGGAGAGTTCATCTTCCTCCTGAACACCACATTCCTCGAGCATGCACAG gactccctgctcttccttctcaaAAGCCTGCCCCTGGGCTGCTACTTCAACATCTACTGCTATGAAGAAACCTCTGTGGGCATCTACTC GCAAAGTGTCGAATATACTCAGGACAACCTGACCGAGGCCATGCGGCGCATCCCCTCCACCGGCTCCAGTCTGGGTGACTCCAATCTGCTGGAAACCCTCCGCTCAGTCTACAATACCCCTCGTCCCCACCGCCATCCACGACAG CTCTTCATCTTTATGGCTGGGCTACCCCCTGATGTGGAAGCCATTGCAGCTGAGGTCTGCCGTCACCGCAACAGCCACCG gtgtttctccttctgcttctctgagGACAGCGCTGCCCTGGCTATGGCCCTGGCCAAGGAGACAGGGGGTGAAGCTGCCTACGTCTCCTCTGACAGCAGGAGGAGCTTTGTG GTGCTGAAGTGCCTGAAGCAGGCCCTCAAGCCAGCAGCTGAGGGAGTCTCTCTGAGCTGGACCCTGCCCCGCGGCCTGGAGGTtgaggtgctggggggcactCCTCAGTCCATCTTCCAGGGTCAACACAACCTCCTCTATGCCCAGATCCATGGACAGGCACAG GATACAACAGTGGCCAAAGGGGTCATGACCTTGCAGTACAGCCTGGATGGCCAAGATGTCACTTACACCATTGAATTCCCCCTGTGCCCACAGGGAGATGGCCG gctggctgggcatCGTCTGGCTGCGAGGTGCTTGATGAAGAGGTTGTTGCCAGAGTCTGTGAGTGGGTCAGGGGAGGAACCAAGACATCGCGCAGTTGAGATCAGCCTCACTTCGGGGATCATCTGCCCCTTTACCAGCTATGTGGGGGTTCGCACACCACAGAGGGTCACCTGGTACCAAA GGCCCCTGGCACTGTTGCCACCCCGCCAGTCACTCATCCCCTGCCAGATCGTTGAACTTCGTGGCTCCAGGATCTCTTCCTGCTATCCTAAGAGCATCTGGGTCCCACCTGGCTGGCTGACAGCGGTGCGTGCATCATGGCTTGCCCTCCGTCAACTTACCCATGACATTGCTGCCCTGCCCCAGAGGAGAGCTTGCTCAAAAG CATgtaaaccaccaccaccacttttttcttctctcaagtaTGTGGATCCCATGGAATTTGGTTTGTGCTCTTCAACTTTGTGGCGATGGTGCCCTGAAGCCGCTGCCAAGTGTCAGGAGCTGGTGGCCCTGCAGAATGCAGATGGCTCCTGGGCCCTCAGCTCAGGACTGGCCTCTGTGCTAGAAGTTGATGAGGATGAAATCAAGGGAAAGATGCCTGATGAG GTCATGGAGCCAAGCATCTGGGCCACAGTGATGGCTGTGACGTGGCTACACAGACATGACGAGTATTACCAAGACCTCTGTGAGCTGCTGGAGGCCAAGGCTGTGACCTGGCTGTGCAGCCAAGCTG TGTCTCAGCTGGACAAGTGCCTGGAGACAGCCAACACCCTCCTTGGGAGCAGCGTGAAGCCAAGTGTTTTCAGGCTCTGA
- the LOC134509235 gene encoding von Willebrand factor A domain-containing protein 5A-like isoform X3 produces the protein MLGVESRPLQCRDTPGDNPVLMNRDSGPLGLLWLYMKNLLVCRSPEMWHQSFGLLGKSYAHDTTGSFFLGKWLRVPLYPVSLCSAVVDVAIQDYVADVAAELIYQNKSQTSTEVLFVFPLGPHMAIYSFQARSEDAKVHAVLQDEVQQPHEATGGWENLEYLRDQSEYPGEAFACFLGTLSPGREVVVTLRYVQELPREPDGAARFVLSPTLNPYGTLYVWNCRTSKLHYSLLLTASLQSPRGVVNVQANFALTPLIYTAQDHSTAQAPLLQVSLAGSPQCHHDLELLVYYGDPTAVSAVVEKGDPEAPPGSLLGDPMVLVTLAPSIPEAVPGQRQSGEFIFLLNTTFLEHAQDSLLFLLKSLPLGCYFNIYCYEETSVGIYSQSVEYTQDNLTEAMRRIPSTGSSLGDSNLLETLRSVYNTPRPHRHPRQVWVQGHGGVEGQVSKGRERGHRSVGGRNHPKYTVVTREQGWYCGSGRGEWRGGSVSLGVSAPEWISLPRVLSLQRVSLLDPSLHFRGLLSPFGGHCARPPPLMSPVSQLFIFMAGLPPDVEAIAAEVCRHRNSHRCFSFCFSEDSAALAMALAKETGGEAAYVSSDSRRSFVVLKCLKQALKPAAEGVSLSWTLPRGLEVEVLGGTPQSIFQGQHNLLYAQIHGQAQDTTVAKGVMTLQYSLDGQDVTYTIEFPLCPQGDGRLAGHRLAARCLMKRLLPESVSGSGEEPRHRAVEISLTSGIICPFTSYVGVRTPQRVTWYQRPLALLPPRQSLIPCQIVELRGSRISSCYPKSIWVPPGWLTAVRASWLALRQLTHDIAALPQRRACSKACKPPPPLFSSLKYVDPMEFGLCSSTLWRWCPEAAAKCQELVALQNADGSWALSSGLASVLEVDEDEIKGKMPDEVMEPSIWATVMAVTWLHRHDEYYQDLCELLEAKAVTWLCSQAVSQLDKCLETANTLLGSSVKPSVFRL, from the exons ATGCTGGGGGTGGAGTCCAGACCTCTTCAATGCAGAGATACTCCTGGTGACAACCCAGTGCTCATGAACAGGGATTCTGGACCCCTGGGTTTGCTTTGGCTATACATG AAGAACCTTCTTGTCTGCAGGTCTCCAGAAATGTGGCATCAGAGCTTTGGACTTCTAGGAAAATCCTACGCCCATGACA CAACAGGATCCTTTTTCCTGGGGAAGTGGCTCCGCGTACCCCTGTACCCAGTATCTCTGTGCAGTGCTGTTGTAGATGTTGCTATCCAGGATTATGTGGCTGATGTGGCTGCCGAACTTATCTACCAGAATAAGAGTCAGACCTCCACGGAAGTCCTCTTCGTCTTCCCCCTGGGCCCTCACATGGCCATCTACTCCTTCCAGGCCCGCAGTGAGGACGCCAAGGTCCACGCTGTGCTGCAAGATGAG gTCCAGCAGCCGCACGAGGCTACAGGGGGCTGGGAGAATCTGGAATACCTTCGGGATCAGTCTGAGTATCCAGGCGAGGCATTTGCCTGCTTCCTGGGCACCCTGTCCCCTGGCAGGGAGGTGGTCGTGACCTTGCGCTACGTCCAAGAGCTGCCACGGGAGCCAGATGGAGCAGCCCGTTTTGTGCTGTCACCCACACTGAATCCCTACGGAACACTCTATG TCTGGAATTGTCGCACTAGCAAGCTGCACTACAGCCTGCTGCTCACCGCTAGCCTACAGTCACCCCGTGGAGTGGTCAATGTCCAGGCCAACTTTGCCCTCACCCCTTTGATCTACACTGCCCAGGACCACAGCACTGCACAG GCACCCCTTCTTCAGGTCTCACTGGCTGGCAGCCCCCAATGTCATCATGATTTGGAGCTGCTGGTATATTATGGAGACCCCACTGCAGTCAGTGCTGTGGTGGAGAAGGGAGACCCTGAGGCCCCTCCAG gctccctccttgGTGACCCCATGGTGTTGGTGACGCTGGCACCCAGCATCCCTGAGGCAGTGCCTGGGCAGCGCCAGTCTGGAGAGTTCATCTTCCTCCTGAACACCACATTCCTCGAGCATGCACAG gactccctgctcttccttctcaaAAGCCTGCCCCTGGGCTGCTACTTCAACATCTACTGCTATGAAGAAACCTCTGTGGGCATCTACTC GCAAAGTGTCGAATATACTCAGGACAACCTGACCGAGGCCATGCGGCGCATCCCCTCCACCGGCTCCAGTCTGGGTGACTCCAATCTGCTGGAAACCCTCCGCTCAGTCTACAATACCCCTCGTCCCCACCGCCATCCACGACAGGTCTGGGTACAGGGGCAtggaggggtggagggacagGTGtccaaggggagagagagaggacacaGGAGTGTGGGTGGAAGGAACCACCCAAAGTACACGGTGGTCACAAGGGAACAAGGATGGTACTgtgggtcggggaggggggaatGGAGAGGTGGGTCTGTATCTTTGGGGGTTTCTGCCCCTGAGTGGATATCTCTCCCTAGGGTACTCTCTCTACAGAGGGTCTCTCTGCTGGACCCCTCTCTCCATTTCAGGGGCCTGCTCTCCCCATTTGGGGGTCACTGTGCCAGACCCCCACCACTCATGTCCCCTGTCTCTCAGCTCTTCATCTTTATGGCTGGGCTACCCCCTGATGTGGAAGCCATTGCAGCTGAGGTCTGCCGTCACCGCAACAGCCACCG gtgtttctccttctgcttctctgagGACAGCGCTGCCCTGGCTATGGCCCTGGCCAAGGAGACAGGGGGTGAAGCTGCCTACGTCTCCTCTGACAGCAGGAGGAGCTTTGTG GTGCTGAAGTGCCTGAAGCAGGCCCTCAAGCCAGCAGCTGAGGGAGTCTCTCTGAGCTGGACCCTGCCCCGCGGCCTGGAGGTtgaggtgctggggggcactCCTCAGTCCATCTTCCAGGGTCAACACAACCTCCTCTATGCCCAGATCCATGGACAGGCACAG GATACAACAGTGGCCAAAGGGGTCATGACCTTGCAGTACAGCCTGGATGGCCAAGATGTCACTTACACCATTGAATTCCCCCTGTGCCCACAGGGAGATGGCCG gctggctgggcatCGTCTGGCTGCGAGGTGCTTGATGAAGAGGTTGTTGCCAGAGTCTGTGAGTGGGTCAGGGGAGGAACCAAGACATCGCGCAGTTGAGATCAGCCTCACTTCGGGGATCATCTGCCCCTTTACCAGCTATGTGGGGGTTCGCACACCACAGAGGGTCACCTGGTACCAAA GGCCCCTGGCACTGTTGCCACCCCGCCAGTCACTCATCCCCTGCCAGATCGTTGAACTTCGTGGCTCCAGGATCTCTTCCTGCTATCCTAAGAGCATCTGGGTCCCACCTGGCTGGCTGACAGCGGTGCGTGCATCATGGCTTGCCCTCCGTCAACTTACCCATGACATTGCTGCCCTGCCCCAGAGGAGAGCTTGCTCAAAAG CATgtaaaccaccaccaccacttttttcttctctcaagtaTGTGGATCCCATGGAATTTGGTTTGTGCTCTTCAACTTTGTGGCGATGGTGCCCTGAAGCCGCTGCCAAGTGTCAGGAGCTGGTGGCCCTGCAGAATGCAGATGGCTCCTGGGCCCTCAGCTCAGGACTGGCCTCTGTGCTAGAAGTTGATGAGGATGAAATCAAGGGAAAGATGCCTGATGAG GTCATGGAGCCAAGCATCTGGGCCACAGTGATGGCTGTGACGTGGCTACACAGACATGACGAGTATTACCAAGACCTCTGTGAGCTGCTGGAGGCCAAGGCTGTGACCTGGCTGTGCAGCCAAGCTG TGTCTCAGCTGGACAAGTGCCTGGAGACAGCCAACACCCTCCTTGGGAGCAGCGTGAAGCCAAGTGTTTTCAGGCTCTGA
- the LOC134509235 gene encoding von Willebrand factor A domain-containing protein 5A-like isoform X7, protein MLGVESRPLQCRDTPGDNPVLMNRDSGPLGLLWLYMKNLLVCRSPEMWHQSFGLLGKSYAHDTTGSFFLGKWLRVPLYPVSLCSAVVDVAIQDYVADVAAELIYQNKSQTSTEVLFVFPLGPHMAIYSFQARSEDAKVHAVLQDEVQQPHEATGGWENLEYLRDQSEYPGEAFACFLGTLSPGREVVVTLRYVQELPREPDGAARFVLSPTLNPYGTLYVWNCRTSKLHYSLLLTASLQSPRGVVNVQANFALTPLIYTAQDHSTAQVSLAGSPQCHHDLELLVYYGDPTAVSAVVEKGDPEAPPGSLLGDPMVLVTLAPSIPEAVPGQRQSGEFIFLLNTTFLEHAQDSLLFLLKSLPLGCYFNIYCYEETSVGIYSQSVEYTQDNLTEAMRRIPSTGSSLGDSNLLETLRSVYNTPRPHRHPRQLFIFMAGLPPDVEAIAAEVCRHRNSHRCFSFCFSEDSAALAMALAKETGGEAAYVSSDSRRSFVVLKCLKQALKPAAEGVSLSWTLPRGLEVEVLGGTPQSIFQGQHNLLYAQIHGQAQDTTVAKGVMTLQYSLDGQDVTYTIEFPLCPQGDGRLAGHRLAARCLMKRLLPESVSGSGEEPRHRAVEISLTSGIICPFTSYVGVRTPQRVTWYQRPLALLPPRQSLIPCQIVELRGSRISSCYPKSIWVPPGWLTAVRASWLALRQLTHDIAALPQRRACSKACKPPPPLFSSLKYVDPMEFGLCSSTLWRWCPEAAAKCQELVALQNADGSWALSSGLASVLEVDEDEIKGKMPDEVMEPSIWATVMAVTWLHRHDEYYQDLCELLEAKAVTWLCSQAVSQLDKCLETANTLLGSSVKPSVFRL, encoded by the exons ATGCTGGGGGTGGAGTCCAGACCTCTTCAATGCAGAGATACTCCTGGTGACAACCCAGTGCTCATGAACAGGGATTCTGGACCCCTGGGTTTGCTTTGGCTATACATG AAGAACCTTCTTGTCTGCAGGTCTCCAGAAATGTGGCATCAGAGCTTTGGACTTCTAGGAAAATCCTACGCCCATGACA CAACAGGATCCTTTTTCCTGGGGAAGTGGCTCCGCGTACCCCTGTACCCAGTATCTCTGTGCAGTGCTGTTGTAGATGTTGCTATCCAGGATTATGTGGCTGATGTGGCTGCCGAACTTATCTACCAGAATAAGAGTCAGACCTCCACGGAAGTCCTCTTCGTCTTCCCCCTGGGCCCTCACATGGCCATCTACTCCTTCCAGGCCCGCAGTGAGGACGCCAAGGTCCACGCTGTGCTGCAAGATGAG gTCCAGCAGCCGCACGAGGCTACAGGGGGCTGGGAGAATCTGGAATACCTTCGGGATCAGTCTGAGTATCCAGGCGAGGCATTTGCCTGCTTCCTGGGCACCCTGTCCCCTGGCAGGGAGGTGGTCGTGACCTTGCGCTACGTCCAAGAGCTGCCACGGGAGCCAGATGGAGCAGCCCGTTTTGTGCTGTCACCCACACTGAATCCCTACGGAACACTCTATG TCTGGAATTGTCGCACTAGCAAGCTGCACTACAGCCTGCTGCTCACCGCTAGCCTACAGTCACCCCGTGGAGTGGTCAATGTCCAGGCCAACTTTGCCCTCACCCCTTTGATCTACACTGCCCAGGACCACAGCACTGCACAG GTCTCACTGGCTGGCAGCCCCCAATGTCATCATGATTTGGAGCTGCTGGTATATTATGGAGACCCCACTGCAGTCAGTGCTGTGGTGGAGAAGGGAGACCCTGAGGCCCCTCCAG gctccctccttgGTGACCCCATGGTGTTGGTGACGCTGGCACCCAGCATCCCTGAGGCAGTGCCTGGGCAGCGCCAGTCTGGAGAGTTCATCTTCCTCCTGAACACCACATTCCTCGAGCATGCACAG gactccctgctcttccttctcaaAAGCCTGCCCCTGGGCTGCTACTTCAACATCTACTGCTATGAAGAAACCTCTGTGGGCATCTACTC GCAAAGTGTCGAATATACTCAGGACAACCTGACCGAGGCCATGCGGCGCATCCCCTCCACCGGCTCCAGTCTGGGTGACTCCAATCTGCTGGAAACCCTCCGCTCAGTCTACAATACCCCTCGTCCCCACCGCCATCCACGACAG CTCTTCATCTTTATGGCTGGGCTACCCCCTGATGTGGAAGCCATTGCAGCTGAGGTCTGCCGTCACCGCAACAGCCACCG gtgtttctccttctgcttctctgagGACAGCGCTGCCCTGGCTATGGCCCTGGCCAAGGAGACAGGGGGTGAAGCTGCCTACGTCTCCTCTGACAGCAGGAGGAGCTTTGTG GTGCTGAAGTGCCTGAAGCAGGCCCTCAAGCCAGCAGCTGAGGGAGTCTCTCTGAGCTGGACCCTGCCCCGCGGCCTGGAGGTtgaggtgctggggggcactCCTCAGTCCATCTTCCAGGGTCAACACAACCTCCTCTATGCCCAGATCCATGGACAGGCACAG GATACAACAGTGGCCAAAGGGGTCATGACCTTGCAGTACAGCCTGGATGGCCAAGATGTCACTTACACCATTGAATTCCCCCTGTGCCCACAGGGAGATGGCCG gctggctgggcatCGTCTGGCTGCGAGGTGCTTGATGAAGAGGTTGTTGCCAGAGTCTGTGAGTGGGTCAGGGGAGGAACCAAGACATCGCGCAGTTGAGATCAGCCTCACTTCGGGGATCATCTGCCCCTTTACCAGCTATGTGGGGGTTCGCACACCACAGAGGGTCACCTGGTACCAAA GGCCCCTGGCACTGTTGCCACCCCGCCAGTCACTCATCCCCTGCCAGATCGTTGAACTTCGTGGCTCCAGGATCTCTTCCTGCTATCCTAAGAGCATCTGGGTCCCACCTGGCTGGCTGACAGCGGTGCGTGCATCATGGCTTGCCCTCCGTCAACTTACCCATGACATTGCTGCCCTGCCCCAGAGGAGAGCTTGCTCAAAAG CATgtaaaccaccaccaccacttttttcttctctcaagtaTGTGGATCCCATGGAATTTGGTTTGTGCTCTTCAACTTTGTGGCGATGGTGCCCTGAAGCCGCTGCCAAGTGTCAGGAGCTGGTGGCCCTGCAGAATGCAGATGGCTCCTGGGCCCTCAGCTCAGGACTGGCCTCTGTGCTAGAAGTTGATGAGGATGAAATCAAGGGAAAGATGCCTGATGAG GTCATGGAGCCAAGCATCTGGGCCACAGTGATGGCTGTGACGTGGCTACACAGACATGACGAGTATTACCAAGACCTCTGTGAGCTGCTGGAGGCCAAGGCTGTGACCTGGCTGTGCAGCCAAGCTG TGTCTCAGCTGGACAAGTGCCTGGAGACAGCCAACACCCTCCTTGGGAGCAGCGTGAAGCCAAGTGTTTTCAGGCTCTGA